In Verrucomicrobiales bacterium, the sequence GTTGTGAGAAAACAACGACTAACCCAGGGTAGGCGCTCCTGCGTCGCGCCAACCCTGGGCTTTGAGGCGGAATCCCTTTGGGATTCTAACATTTGGTCGAAGAACTTGTGGGTAATGCTTAGGTCGTGCCACCGCAGTCCAAAGGACCCAGGTGCTCCACACCACCCCGAACAGCCAATCCTAGTGGGTGGAATCACAAGATCCGGGCAGCTCAGCATCGAGACTTGGAGCAGGTTGGTCCTGGTTCGTAACAACACACCACTACAATTCTATGATCCAAGAAGTCACAGGCGACATCCTTCTCACCAAGGCCCAAGCGATAGCCCACGGAGTCGCACCCAATGACCACTTTAATAGCGGCCTGGCGCTGAGCCTGCGGGAGCAGTGGCCGGCCATGTATAAGGATTTCCGTCATTTTACCCATAACTCCCATCCGAAGACCGGGACAGTATGGGTATGGGGCGGCACGGGAGGGCATCGGATTATTAATCTTTTCACCCAGGAACCAGCGGCTTCGGAACATTCGCACCCAGGCAAGGCCTCGATCTCAAACGTCAACCATTGTCTGAAGGAGCTCCACCGCGTCGTTGAGGCGGAGGGGATCACCAGCCTCGCACTGCCACGGTTGGCAACAGGTGTAGGTGGATTGGATTGGGATGAGGTATTGCCGCTCATCAAGAGCCATCTGGGCACTCTCAAGATCCCGGTCTATCTCTACACCACCTATCGTAAAGGCGTGGCCTGAGCGAAGATACGGCATTGGGCAATTGATTTCAGGCCGACGAGTCGGTTTACTCTGCGGCGCATGATGAATTGTCCCATCCTCGGTGTCGTTCTCTGGAGCTTGGTTGCGGTGCTTCAAACTGCTGCAGCCGATGCTCCCAAACCTACACCAACTGGCCCGCAGACCGACGGGCCGTTCCGCAAGATCATCCTGGAGGCAGACCGAGATCTCAACGCGGATGGAACGGTCGACGATGCCGTGGTGGATCCGATGGAGATCGCCATCGCGAAGGATGGGCGCGTCTTTTTTGTGGAGCGCGCCGGAATTCTGAAGGTCTGGGAGCCGAAGACCCAGAAATCGAAGGAACTGGGAAAGCTGGAGGTTTACAAAGAGATGGAAGATGGGTTGATCGGCATCGCGCTCGATCCTCATTTTGATCAGAACCGCTGGCTTTACCTGTTCTACTCCGAACCCCAAACCCATCTCGACGCGGCCGGCAAGAAGATTGGAACCAATCGCGTCTCTCGATTTCAGGTCGATGCCGAACGGATTGATTTGGCAACCGAGCAGGTCATGCTGCGGATCCCCACCCAGCGCGAGGAGTGTTGCCACTCGGGCGGGTCGCTCGCTTTTGATGCGGAGGGGAATCTTTATGCCTCCGTCGGGGACAACACACATCCGGGCGCCTCCGACGGCTATTCACCGATCGATGAGCGTTCGGATCGCGGGCCTTGGAACGCCCAGAAGTCTGCCTCCAACGCCAATGATCTTCGCGGGAAGATCCTGAGAGTGCATCCCAACGCCGACGGCAGCGTGAGTATCCCGGCGGGAAACCTGTTTCCTCCCGGCACCCCGAACACCCGTCCAGAGATTTATGTAATGGGCAATCGCAACCCCTGGCGGATCTCGGTCGATCAGAAGAGCGGATACCTCTATTGGGGCGAGGTGGGCCCCGATGCGGGCGGTGCGAATACGAATCGGGGACCGGCTGGCTTTGATGAGATCAACCAAGCCCGGGCCGCCGGGAATTTTGGCTGGCCGCTGTTCGCCGGGGACAACCGGCCCTACCGACGCTACGATTTCGCGACCCGCGGAACGGGCGAGCTTTTCGATCCCCTGAAGCCCCTCAACGAATCGGTGCTCAACACCGGTCCTCGGGAGCTGCCCGCGGCCCAGCCTGCCTTCATCTGGTATCCGTACGGACCCTCGACCAAGTTTCCGGTCGTTAACGGCGGGGGAGGGCGTACGGCCTGCGCCGGGCCGGTCTACCATTTCGACGAGAAGCTGGTCTCGCCAAACAAACTGCCCAAGGAGTTTGATCGAACCCTCTTTATCTACGAATGGTCCCGGAATTGGATTATCGCGGTACATCTGGATGAGCAAAACCAGATCGCCAAGCGGCCCGGCGGGGGGCTGTGGATGGAAAGGTTCTGCATCAACATGACGTTTAAACGGCCCATGGATTTGGAGCTGGGGCCTGATGGCTGCCTCTATGTTCTGGAGAATGGCACGGGGTGGAATGCCAATCGCGACACTCAGATTGTCCGAATCGAATATACTGCGGCCACAGCTCCTCAGGTGGAGGAGAAAGTGACGGCCAAGTTTCCCTGTGAGCAGTTCGAACAGCCTCACTATCGTGCTTACCGAACGCGAACTCCAATCCAGATCGATGGCCGACTTGATGAAGCGGCGTGGAAGCAGGTTCCCAAGTCCCCGCGCTTCGTGGACATCCTGTCGGGAAAACCGACGATGCATGACACCCGCGTGGCCGTGATGTGGGATGAACAGAACCTCTACGTGGGTTTCTGGGTCGAGGAGCCGAATGTCGCCGCGACCTTCAAGGAGCGCGATTCGCCCATCTACTACAACAATGACGTCGAGGTCTTCATTGCGGGGAAGGACGCGTATTATGAATTTGAGATCAACGCCCACAATACGATCTATGAGGTGCTCTTTTTCTGGCAGGACAACTATGAGTCCGGAGGATATTCTCAAGTTCCGGAGTTCAAACGATCGAATCCGCGGGCCCAGTCCTTCAACGGGGTGGGCTTCACCACTCATCCGCGAGGCAAGCGGATTG encodes:
- a CDS encoding macro domain-containing protein, whose amino-acid sequence is MIQEVTGDILLTKAQAIAHGVAPNDHFNSGLALSLREQWPAMYKDFRHFTHNSHPKTGTVWVWGGTGGHRIINLFTQEPAASEHSHPGKASISNVNHCLKELHRVVEAEGITSLALPRLATGVGGLDWDEVLPLIKSHLGTLKIPVYLYTTYRKGVA